From one Thalassoroseus pseudoceratinae genomic stretch:
- a CDS encoding PhoH family protein has protein sequence MAETSLEFQSHDHIRALFGPQDRFLKRIRDATGVDIVVHGEEIRISGSDEEVKRALEIVTVLHAYVEQRGRLPESEVDRVLGVKPATPSESASSDTVINVFEKAKQIRPRTPGQAEYTRTVEENDLTFCIGPAGCGKTYLAVALAINALRTESVRKIVLVRPAVEAGEKLGFLPGDLLAKVNPYLRPLLDALHDILDFEQVKRYMEHDVVEIVPLAFMRGRTLNETFIILDEGQNTTVTQMKMFLTRMGEGSKIVVTGDITQLDLPSNVKSGMTDAVHRLGGINGVGVVRLGGRDIVRHRLVRDIVNAYDEGKHDSRQSASFSKSKTQNP, from the coding sequence ATGGCCGAAACTTCTCTCGAATTTCAAAGTCACGATCATATCCGTGCCCTCTTTGGTCCGCAGGACCGGTTTCTGAAACGTATTCGCGATGCGACTGGCGTTGATATCGTCGTTCATGGCGAAGAGATCCGCATTAGCGGATCGGACGAAGAAGTGAAACGCGCGTTGGAAATTGTGACGGTGCTGCATGCCTATGTGGAGCAGCGTGGACGGTTGCCGGAATCGGAAGTCGATCGCGTTCTCGGTGTGAAACCGGCGACGCCGTCCGAAAGTGCTTCGTCTGATACCGTGATCAATGTGTTCGAAAAAGCGAAACAGATTCGCCCTCGAACTCCCGGACAAGCGGAATACACGCGAACGGTCGAAGAGAACGACCTCACTTTTTGCATTGGTCCGGCGGGGTGTGGGAAAACATACCTCGCGGTGGCGTTGGCGATTAATGCGTTGCGGACGGAGTCCGTCCGGAAAATTGTGTTGGTCCGTCCGGCAGTGGAAGCTGGCGAGAAACTTGGATTTCTCCCGGGCGATTTGCTGGCGAAGGTCAATCCGTATTTGCGTCCGTTGCTCGATGCGTTGCACGATATTCTCGATTTCGAGCAAGTCAAACGCTACATGGAACACGATGTTGTGGAAATTGTGCCGTTGGCGTTCATGCGGGGGCGGACTTTGAATGAGACGTTCATCATTTTGGACGAGGGCCAAAACACGACTGTCACACAAATGAAAATGTTTCTCACGCGAATGGGGGAAGGCTCGAAGATTGTGGTGACGGGGGACATTACGCAACTGGACTTGCCATCCAATGTCAAATCGGGAATGACCGATGCAGTTCATCGCTTGGGGGGGATCAACGGCGTGGGAGTTGTTCGGCTCGGCGGACGCGATATTGTGCGGCATCGCCTGGTTCGGGACATCGTCAATGCTTACGACGAGGGAAAACACGACTCTCGTCAGTCCGCCTCGTTTTCCAAGTCCAAGACACAAAATCCTTGA
- a CDS encoding outer membrane protein assembly factor BamB family protein yields MSKVSMPSCLADFRSVFLWCTIFFCWTCFDPVSVWSQDNQRDAIEGESVLDPALVSNRLASQILDRVKSDLNNGELIRGLAGLQRILDFPSDYFFIDSEQNRVASLRSEASRLLASLDAAAFSAYERQVEAESVRLLKEADRNSDPHQLFEIVRRYFHTAGGVQASDRLLTAALDRRDFRSAFDIADAVFQDSRIRQRVTPAIAAKAVLAASYLGDKEAARRFSRSFRGDKVQIGGQAVSLTGFSSSLSVIDGRPRREEDWKVVFGNRERNSETIASIPLMKPVWSESIAVGSKSEFSRELDGWVDQTENNLRPLAVANQAVTVGGQIVYRNSDGVRAFGVHDGSVLWEYRERTSLAEQLRFATQPNGFRRQRRQSLGLDAIYAANSIRGHLAGDNYRVYFVEDRTFDGREKKSDPRVNLAVPSNHVLIALPLAGSGPDESKSIHPSWAISREDVAPEAEPTTSFRFLGPPLPVDGQLFACVEVEGLVSVLAIAPTTGEILWRQPLVFHDRPESLLQTREDFSATPLAMSGTTLVCPTDSNLWIGLDTFRGQLKWAYSVADQRKLPGPNRHRGSTIGDPTFPAMPHIADGRVYFLSPRTHFVHCVDLETGQQIWRTPRQDNDFYVATVSDQAVVLVGRQLCRGLAVETGEEIWSVRYGTPSGTGFRSGNQYLLPLQKGAIAAIDIATGEERGSVQISQPRESKQSPPPGNLIPVGDYVASVNFAGLTIFPQTKPLLAETRETLQANPEHVEHRLLVAELELLTGNFPRAIQVFEPLRSLEDLSGEELQRRNSIWRKLLTWELAQKPEQGKEILSQLEKLADHPAEQAKFLVQKAEFLLKSRDVDGVLQTAAELAATDSQEPLLIRADGTHWLSPSTYAQDLMHRLGQTVDSEMVWANVDVEGQQQSALESGQAGRLRQFLTLFGDRPQADAVRGALAELEHTSGQFNAAELLWLRNQESENLVVAATATVHLIDMYRERGLFYEANRQLSRLRTSPMDLELATGESVADVTRRLRQSPVLEATRKMTEATEPVDSVRIRSSHWVTNLESLTKSFGRYRTRFLLPSEMSFHLVDHNVNSTGVAAIDQQTGFIAGHLPIPRRNSFPSQSKLTQPGHFLPIGGPGEMLGASLLELQRGEPLWKGSSQLHIPSVYVPRVGPYGLDYCVFQSQRAIHCIDPVTGEMQWERELDDPESGLKNDPDGGIVGDADVLVVFGADRRSYKVLQTRTGREIRRGVLDFDVNQVRRSFGRKFFYVASTPTGRRMRIWDPLSNRYLLDEPVVGRVFSAVTPERELAIVLPDKTDKDQKSFLLRILDVEQDRIRTEVPLSVSDLQRVNYLRVFRQSGRYYVNLHQPFQQALGGWFSYYASDTFLPEESVLGELIAIDPDANRILWRREVPQRSILELPFFRLPFLVMISRVRDRQSNRRQALLVEILDRETGQTLAIADNILPDRIVHAEYDPESRQVILQGLRTQVTIDFSDNRLFKEGVPL; encoded by the coding sequence TTGTCCAAGGTTTCGATGCCTTCTTGTCTTGCGGATTTTCGCTCGGTGTTCTTGTGGTGCACGATCTTTTTCTGTTGGACCTGTTTTGATCCCGTTTCGGTATGGTCGCAGGACAATCAAAGAGACGCGATCGAAGGTGAATCGGTTCTCGATCCGGCTCTTGTCAGCAATCGTTTGGCATCCCAGATTCTTGACCGCGTGAAGTCGGATTTGAACAACGGCGAATTGATCCGTGGCCTGGCAGGGCTCCAGCGGATTCTCGACTTTCCAAGCGACTATTTCTTCATTGATTCGGAACAGAATCGGGTTGCGTCGTTGCGTAGTGAGGCGAGTCGTCTTCTTGCCAGTCTCGATGCGGCTGCATTTTCCGCTTACGAACGGCAGGTGGAAGCAGAATCGGTCCGGTTGTTGAAGGAGGCGGACCGTAATTCGGATCCGCATCAGCTATTTGAGATCGTGCGGCGGTACTTTCACACAGCTGGGGGTGTGCAGGCATCTGATCGGTTGTTGACCGCTGCATTAGATCGGCGAGATTTTCGTTCAGCATTCGATATTGCGGATGCGGTTTTTCAGGATTCTCGGATTCGGCAACGGGTGACTCCTGCTATCGCGGCTAAAGCGGTTTTGGCGGCTTCATATTTAGGCGATAAAGAGGCGGCTCGGAGATTTTCGCGGTCGTTTCGCGGTGACAAAGTTCAGATTGGTGGTCAAGCAGTTTCTTTGACTGGTTTCTCCAGTTCATTGTCTGTAATTGATGGGCGTCCGCGACGGGAAGAGGATTGGAAAGTCGTCTTCGGAAATCGCGAACGGAATTCTGAGACGATCGCGAGCATTCCTCTGATGAAACCGGTGTGGAGTGAGTCGATTGCGGTCGGTTCGAAATCGGAATTTTCGCGGGAACTTGATGGATGGGTCGATCAGACTGAGAACAATTTGCGTCCGCTAGCGGTTGCTAATCAAGCGGTGACCGTTGGTGGGCAAATTGTGTATCGGAATTCTGATGGTGTTCGGGCGTTTGGGGTTCATGATGGCTCGGTGCTCTGGGAATACCGTGAAAGGACATCGCTTGCGGAACAGCTCCGGTTTGCGACGCAGCCAAACGGTTTTCGCAGGCAGCGTCGGCAGTCACTTGGTCTAGACGCGATTTACGCTGCCAACTCAATTCGTGGACACTTGGCCGGTGACAATTATCGTGTCTATTTTGTTGAGGACCGAACCTTCGACGGTCGCGAGAAAAAATCTGATCCGCGAGTGAATTTAGCGGTTCCATCGAATCACGTGTTGATCGCGTTGCCGCTGGCCGGTTCTGGTCCCGACGAATCAAAGTCGATTCATCCGTCCTGGGCAATTAGTCGGGAAGACGTTGCACCCGAAGCGGAGCCCACGACTTCGTTCCGATTTTTAGGCCCGCCATTACCGGTTGATGGTCAGTTGTTTGCTTGTGTGGAAGTGGAAGGGCTCGTCAGTGTTTTGGCAATTGCTCCGACCACCGGAGAGATTCTTTGGAGACAACCGCTGGTTTTCCACGATCGCCCGGAATCGTTGTTGCAGACTCGGGAAGATTTTTCGGCGACTCCGTTAGCGATGTCCGGCACCACGTTAGTTTGTCCGACTGATTCCAATTTGTGGATTGGGTTAGACACGTTCCGGGGGCAATTGAAGTGGGCCTATTCTGTGGCAGATCAACGGAAGTTGCCTGGCCCGAATCGTCATCGAGGTTCGACGATTGGGGACCCGACATTCCCGGCAATGCCGCATATTGCCGATGGGCGTGTCTATTTTCTTTCGCCAAGAACCCACTTCGTACACTGCGTCGATCTGGAGACCGGCCAACAGATTTGGCGTACACCTCGACAGGATAATGACTTCTACGTGGCGACTGTGAGTGATCAAGCTGTGGTCCTCGTTGGCCGTCAGCTGTGTCGCGGATTGGCGGTCGAAACTGGCGAAGAAATTTGGTCGGTTCGATACGGAACGCCATCGGGCACCGGATTTCGGAGCGGCAATCAATATTTGTTGCCATTGCAGAAGGGGGCGATTGCGGCGATTGATATTGCTACCGGTGAAGAACGTGGAAGTGTTCAGATTTCTCAGCCTCGCGAATCGAAACAGAGTCCGCCGCCGGGCAATTTAATTCCGGTGGGCGACTATGTGGCCTCGGTCAATTTTGCTGGGTTGACGATTTTTCCGCAGACCAAGCCATTGCTTGCGGAGACCCGAGAAACGCTTCAAGCCAATCCGGAGCATGTCGAACATCGGTTGTTGGTTGCGGAACTCGAACTCCTCACCGGCAATTTTCCACGGGCGATCCAAGTTTTCGAGCCGTTACGGTCGCTCGAAGACCTCTCGGGGGAGGAATTGCAGCGTCGAAATTCGATTTGGCGAAAATTGCTGACCTGGGAGTTGGCTCAAAAACCGGAACAGGGAAAGGAAATTCTGAGCCAATTGGAAAAACTCGCGGATCATCCAGCCGAGCAGGCGAAGTTTTTGGTCCAGAAGGCAGAATTTTTATTGAAGTCTCGGGATGTTGACGGTGTCCTCCAAACCGCGGCCGAGTTGGCTGCCACCGATTCCCAAGAACCGTTGTTGATTCGTGCCGATGGAACGCATTGGCTTTCGCCATCGACTTATGCCCAGGATTTGATGCACCGACTTGGCCAAACGGTCGATTCCGAGATGGTTTGGGCCAACGTTGATGTTGAAGGCCAGCAGCAATCCGCGTTGGAGTCGGGTCAGGCTGGTCGATTGCGTCAGTTTCTGACCTTGTTTGGAGATCGGCCCCAGGCAGATGCCGTTCGTGGAGCGCTCGCCGAGTTGGAACATACGTCGGGCCAATTCAATGCGGCCGAGTTGTTGTGGTTGAGGAATCAAGAATCTGAAAACCTGGTGGTAGCGGCCACTGCGACGGTTCATTTGATTGACATGTATCGGGAACGCGGCTTGTTCTACGAAGCCAATCGGCAGTTGAGTCGGCTTCGGACTTCGCCGATGGATTTGGAGTTGGCCACCGGTGAGTCGGTTGCGGATGTCACCCGTCGATTGCGGCAGAGTCCGGTTCTGGAAGCGACCCGGAAAATGACGGAAGCAACCGAGCCGGTCGATTCCGTTCGGATTCGGTCGTCTCATTGGGTGACCAATTTGGAATCGCTGACGAAATCGTTTGGTCGGTATCGCACACGATTTTTATTGCCGTCGGAAATGTCGTTTCACCTTGTTGATCATAATGTTAACTCGACTGGCGTTGCGGCGATTGATCAGCAAACCGGATTCATTGCCGGTCACTTGCCGATTCCTCGGAGAAATTCCTTTCCCTCACAATCGAAATTGACGCAACCGGGACATTTTTTGCCAATCGGTGGACCGGGGGAAATGCTGGGAGCGTCGTTGTTGGAACTCCAACGGGGGGAACCACTTTGGAAGGGAAGTTCGCAACTGCATATTCCTTCGGTTTATGTGCCGCGGGTAGGGCCATACGGTTTGGACTATTGTGTCTTTCAATCTCAACGAGCGATTCACTGTATCGACCCCGTTACGGGAGAGATGCAATGGGAACGCGAACTCGATGACCCGGAATCTGGATTGAAGAACGATCCGGATGGCGGAATTGTTGGTGATGCGGATGTGCTGGTTGTCTTTGGAGCGGATCGCCGGTCTTACAAAGTCCTCCAGACACGAACCGGCCGGGAGATTCGACGGGGCGTTTTGGATTTTGACGTCAATCAGGTGCGGCGATCGTTTGGGCGAAAATTCTTTTACGTCGCCAGTACGCCGACCGGGCGACGAATGCGAATTTGGGATCCGCTTTCGAATCGTTATCTGCTGGACGAACCGGTTGTCGGTCGTGTGTTTTCCGCTGTGACGCCGGAACGCGAGTTGGCGATTGTCCTTCCGGATAAAACCGACAAAGATCAGAAAAGTTTCTTGCTGCGAATTCTCGATGTCGAACAGGACCGCATCCGAACCGAGGTGCCATTGTCGGTGTCGGATTTGCAACGGGTGAACTATCTTCGCGTGTTCCGGCAAAGCGGGCGTTACTATGTCAATCTTCACCAACCATTTCAGCAGGCGTTGGGGGGCTGGTTCAGTTATTACGCGAGTGACACATTCCTGCCCGAAGAAAGCGTGTTGGGGGAATTGATTGCGATTGACCCCGATGCAAACCGCATTTTGTGGCGCCGGGAAGTTCCGCAACGGTCGATTCTGGAATTACCGTTCTTCCGTTTGCCGTTCTTGGTGATGATTAGCCGGGTCCGCGATCGCCAATCGAATCGTCGTCAGGCGTTGCTGGTCGAGATTCTTGATCGAGAGACCGGTCAAACTTTGGCCATCGCCGACAATATCTTGCCCGACCGCATTGTCCATGCGGAGTACGATCCCGAATCTCGGCAGGTGATTCTGCAAGGATTGAGGACTCAAGTGACGATTGATTTCTCCGATAATCGTCTGTTCAAAGAGGGGGTCCCTCTATAA
- a CDS encoding DUF6655 family protein → MGRLIVENHAIRLNIPRTGLGLVLCLFLGCGNSLQRTATEQLITSDAVDQTVAGFDFTDLAGETVYFDTTYLKTVKGVGFVNADYIISSIRQQLVAARCLLREKRDDADYVVEARVGTLGTDQHEVTYGMPANNLLSSAASILPGTPTVPTLPELSIAKRNEQMGAAKIGAFAYHRDSGEPVWQSGVRQASSTAKDVWVMGAGPIQSGNIYKRARFAGSNLGLSFGEDGAESVAALPVDYHSEMHFAAPAEKTIQAVHEEADTQEAEKPKGDAESKPADDKKRQEPGKLGKATKDSLPIKGKSSPPKKPKP, encoded by the coding sequence GTGGGCCGGTTGATCGTCGAAAACCACGCAATCCGATTGAATATCCCAAGGACGGGACTCGGGTTGGTGTTGTGTCTCTTTCTCGGATGTGGCAACAGTCTCCAACGCACAGCGACGGAGCAACTGATCACATCCGATGCCGTGGATCAAACCGTAGCCGGTTTCGACTTTACCGATCTCGCTGGTGAAACGGTCTACTTCGATACGACGTATTTGAAGACCGTCAAAGGGGTCGGGTTCGTCAACGCGGACTATATTATCAGCTCGATCCGTCAACAGTTGGTTGCCGCACGTTGCCTACTCAGAGAGAAACGAGACGACGCGGATTACGTTGTCGAAGCACGCGTTGGAACACTCGGCACGGATCAGCATGAAGTCACCTACGGGATGCCGGCGAACAATTTGCTGAGTTCCGCTGCCTCAATTCTGCCAGGGACACCCACAGTTCCCACGCTCCCGGAACTTTCCATCGCCAAACGAAATGAGCAGATGGGAGCCGCAAAGATCGGTGCGTTTGCCTACCACCGCGATAGTGGAGAACCGGTCTGGCAATCGGGAGTGCGGCAGGCCAGCAGTACCGCGAAAGATGTGTGGGTCATGGGCGCTGGTCCCATTCAAAGTGGCAACATCTATAAACGTGCTAGATTCGCTGGAAGCAATCTCGGTTTGTCATTCGGAGAAGACGGAGCCGAGTCCGTCGCAGCGTTGCCCGTGGACTATCATTCCGAAATGCACTTCGCAGCTCCCGCTGAGAAAACAATTCAAGCAGTGCATGAAGAGGCGGACACTCAAGAAGCCGAAAAGCCCAAGGGTGACGCCGAATCGAAACCCGCCGACGATAAAAAACGGCAGGAACCTGGCAAGCTCGGGAAGGCGACGAAGGACAGTTTGCCAATAAAAGGCAAAAGTTCCCCGCCGAAAAAGCCGAAGCCATAA
- a CDS encoding tetratricopeptide repeat protein — MRFSNTDSVNWSAARKAVRHLVAAEGYLELELPGRALAELECIPHNEETTDLQPFVHYLTGESLKDLERFEEAIDPLHEAARTMPAPYNRTVWTSLGECFRRDGQPVLAEVAEMFAEMNPELVESESMFGEMDGCEENAEFDMEAWEASSEDWGFEFDLDSLDDMERPEKPRFDF, encoded by the coding sequence ATGCGATTTTCCAATACCGACTCTGTGAACTGGTCCGCTGCTCGTAAAGCCGTTCGCCATCTTGTTGCGGCTGAAGGATATCTGGAATTGGAATTGCCAGGGCGAGCGTTGGCCGAGTTGGAGTGCATCCCACACAACGAGGAAACGACCGACTTACAACCGTTCGTCCACTATCTCACTGGGGAATCGCTGAAAGACCTCGAGCGTTTTGAAGAGGCGATCGACCCTCTGCACGAAGCCGCCCGAACCATGCCCGCTCCGTATAATCGCACGGTTTGGACCTCGCTCGGTGAGTGCTTCCGGCGTGATGGCCAACCGGTTCTCGCCGAAGTCGCGGAAATGTTCGCTGAGATGAATCCCGAGTTGGTCGAAAGCGAATCCATGTTCGGTGAGATGGACGGGTGTGAGGAAAATGCGGAATTCGACATGGAAGCGTGGGAAGCAAGCTCGGAAGATTGGGGCTTCGAATTCGATCTGGATTCGCTGGATGACATGGAACGACCAGAAAAACCGCGGTTCGACTTCTAA
- a CDS encoding FAD-dependent oxidoreductase — MSHDLIVIGGDPVAPRVALEAARQGLWTALVHKDDRNEWSKSMTADARIDHFWGNAEFVSATQVAIGQGSERVVLDSARILIATGSRPLRPQGIPFDGTTVLDAVDVAKQEPPRSAIIIGASHTGLEIAEDWAKAGSTVRVLEQHPQRWLSRGAVDLVRQAQIAGVECLFESEVVGIRSQNGRGVSAYVRNRLPIRSEVVVVAVGRVGNVETLNLEEIGLMADERDRLWCDPHGQTWEPTVYAIGSVVGFPETVRYQADLERFIRRMADKPGKHPHIPAPHLRLYAGEMLETVRLAAE; from the coding sequence ATGTCTCATGATCTAATTGTCATTGGTGGCGACCCGGTCGCCCCGCGAGTCGCATTGGAAGCGGCTCGACAGGGATTGTGGACAGCGTTAGTTCACAAGGATGACCGGAACGAGTGGTCCAAATCGATGACGGCCGACGCCCGAATCGATCATTTTTGGGGAAATGCGGAGTTTGTCTCCGCGACTCAGGTGGCGATTGGTCAGGGCAGCGAACGAGTTGTTCTCGATTCTGCTCGAATTCTGATCGCGACTGGTTCCCGTCCGTTGCGTCCGCAAGGAATTCCCTTCGACGGAACGACGGTTCTCGATGCGGTGGATGTGGCGAAACAGGAACCGCCACGGTCAGCCATCATCATCGGGGCCAGTCACACCGGATTGGAAATCGCCGAAGATTGGGCCAAAGCAGGAAGTACGGTCCGGGTCCTTGAACAACATCCGCAACGCTGGCTCTCGAGGGGGGCAGTCGATTTGGTTCGGCAAGCCCAAATCGCCGGCGTGGAGTGTTTGTTCGAGAGCGAAGTGGTCGGAATCCGCTCGCAAAACGGACGTGGTGTGTCTGCGTATGTTCGAAATCGGCTGCCGATTCGATCCGAAGTCGTGGTTGTCGCCGTGGGACGCGTCGGCAATGTCGAAACTTTGAATCTCGAGGAAATCGGTCTGATGGCGGACGAACGGGATCGGTTGTGGTGCGACCCTCATGGACAAACATGGGAACCGACGGTTTATGCCATCGGTTCCGTGGTCGGTTTTCCCGAAACGGTTCGATATCAAGCCGATCTCGAACGCTTTATCCGGCGTATGGCTGACAAACCTGGCAAACATCCGCACATTCCAGCCCCCCACTTGCGACTCTACGCGGGTGAGATGTTGGAAACCGTTCGGTTGGCCGCTGAGTAA
- a CDS encoding DUF1501 domain-containing protein, translated as MSADSPFVDHARRDFLTTSASGLGAIGLGAMLSQDGVLGPRSVLADDAAAAVNPLAPKAPHFAPKAKSCIFIFMAGAPSHLDLFDPKPKLNEMNGQKLPESMTKNVRFAFIKKDSAKLMGTNRTFKKYGECGTEFSDLLPNIGSKADDILLVRSMHTDQFNHHPGQLLMQCGRAAFGLPCMGSWLTYGLGSESQNLPGYVVLTAGRGSSGGATLWQSGFLPSVYSGVRFRNAGDPVLNLGNPDGLPPELQRAGLDALREVNQSRYATMRDPEIASRIASYELAFRMQSAAPELIDLDGETKSTLDKYGVNREDLKVKASRGGGPGQYGIFARNCLLARRMVERGVRFVNIVHASWDHHSNLDNELKYNAGMADQPIAALIQDLKDRGMLDETLVVWAGEFGRTPLGENRNGNPNATGRDHHPFAFSMFLAGGGIKGGQVYGETDEIGWAPTKDPVHVNDLQATMLNLFGLDHLKLTYRFQGRDFRLTDVAGNVLDRWIA; from the coding sequence ATGTCTGCCGATTCACCGTTTGTTGATCACGCTCGACGAGATTTCTTAACGACGTCCGCCAGCGGATTGGGAGCGATTGGACTGGGAGCCATGCTCTCCCAGGATGGTGTTCTTGGTCCGCGTTCTGTTTTGGCAGACGATGCGGCGGCAGCGGTCAATCCTTTGGCACCGAAAGCACCGCATTTCGCGCCGAAGGCGAAATCGTGCATCTTTATCTTTATGGCTGGTGCCCCGAGCCATCTCGATTTGTTTGACCCCAAACCGAAACTCAACGAAATGAACGGGCAGAAATTGCCCGAGTCAATGACCAAGAATGTTCGCTTCGCCTTCATCAAAAAAGACTCCGCGAAGTTGATGGGCACAAACCGCACATTCAAGAAGTACGGTGAATGCGGCACCGAGTTTTCCGATTTGCTGCCGAACATCGGTTCAAAGGCGGACGACATTTTGCTCGTGCGGAGCATGCACACGGATCAATTCAATCATCACCCCGGTCAACTGCTGATGCAATGTGGTCGGGCCGCGTTCGGTCTGCCGTGCATGGGAAGTTGGTTAACGTACGGGCTCGGCAGCGAATCGCAGAATCTGCCGGGATATGTGGTGCTGACAGCGGGACGCGGTTCCAGTGGCGGCGCGACACTTTGGCAAAGCGGATTTCTGCCCAGCGTGTATTCCGGCGTGCGGTTTCGGAACGCCGGTGATCCCGTGCTGAATTTGGGGAATCCCGACGGACTTCCCCCGGAACTTCAACGGGCCGGGCTGGATGCCTTGCGTGAGGTCAATCAATCCCGATACGCCACCATGCGTGATCCGGAAATCGCCAGCCGAATCGCGAGTTATGAATTGGCATTTCGGATGCAATCGGCGGCACCAGAGTTGATCGATCTCGACGGAGAGACGAAATCTACGCTCGACAAATACGGGGTTAACCGGGAAGACCTTAAGGTCAAAGCGTCACGTGGTGGCGGTCCTGGGCAATACGGAATCTTCGCCCGCAACTGTTTATTGGCTCGCCGAATGGTCGAACGTGGCGTGCGATTTGTGAATATTGTCCACGCCAGTTGGGATCATCATTCGAATCTCGACAACGAATTGAAATACAACGCGGGTATGGCTGACCAACCGATTGCGGCGTTGATTCAAGATCTCAAAGACCGTGGAATGCTCGACGAAACGCTGGTCGTGTGGGCGGGAGAGTTTGGGCGGACACCGCTCGGTGAAAACCGGAACGGCAATCCCAACGCGACCGGTCGTGACCACCACCCCTTCGCGTTCAGCATGTTCCTCGCAGGCGGTGGGATTAAAGGTGGACAAGTTTATGGAGAAACCGACGAAATTGGTTGGGCTCCCACGAAAGACCCCGTCCACGTCAACGATCTCCAAGCCACCATGCTGAACCTGTTCGGTCTCGATCACCTCAAACTCACCTACCGCTTCCAAGGCCGAGACTTCCGGCTCACCGACGTCGCAGGTAACGTCCTCGACCGCTGGATCGCGTGA
- a CDS encoding MFS transporter → MSSPTDPPASSSVSAPAKGALLAVFLTVFIDLLGFGMVIPLVAIYAKELVPGENGTYLVALLAITHPGMQFLFSPLWGRLSDRVGRRPILLMGLFGSVVFYTIFGYATAARNLTWMFVSRIGAGLFAATIPTAQAYIADVTTKETRTKGMAIIGAAFGLGFTFGPLLAAASMYIAGSDGLSAAPGYAAAGLSAMAFIYAFFKLPETLGAGSSKAKSKLLDIQALQTAVKMPTVFGLLMTLFVTNLAFSNFEAIMAYLLQRPESEGGFNYDIKVVVMMFAVVGLVNAIAQGFVRQLSKRVSEAKLSAAGTVAAVIGFIILAIGTATHSFPMLIIGALLEASGIAFVPAPIQSLISRRSDPQQQGGILGLNQSLSALARIIGHGVCYLLFAVTAALPFWTGAALMGVALLLVMVHARSGHDFGEASPPIQTAES, encoded by the coding sequence ATGAGTTCACCAACCGATCCGCCCGCGTCGTCATCCGTGTCGGCTCCCGCGAAGGGGGCATTGTTGGCGGTGTTTCTGACGGTGTTTATCGATCTGCTGGGGTTCGGCATGGTCATCCCGTTGGTGGCCATTTACGCGAAGGAGTTGGTTCCGGGCGAGAACGGGACTTACTTGGTGGCACTTCTGGCGATTACGCACCCTGGGATGCAGTTTTTGTTCTCGCCTTTGTGGGGGCGACTATCCGACCGAGTCGGGCGACGACCGATTTTGTTGATGGGGTTGTTCGGTTCGGTTGTGTTCTACACGATCTTCGGATACGCAACGGCGGCCCGGAATCTGACTTGGATGTTCGTCAGCCGGATCGGGGCCGGTTTGTTCGCGGCGACGATTCCCACCGCTCAGGCTTACATCGCCGACGTAACCACGAAAGAAACCCGTACGAAAGGAATGGCGATCATCGGGGCAGCGTTCGGGTTGGGGTTCACCTTCGGACCGTTGCTCGCGGCGGCATCCATGTATATCGCGGGATCGGATGGACTCAGTGCCGCTCCCGGTTACGCAGCGGCGGGGTTGTCGGCGATGGCCTTTATCTACGCCTTCTTCAAACTTCCCGAGACGCTCGGTGCTGGCAGTAGCAAAGCGAAAAGCAAGCTGCTCGATATCCAAGCTCTGCAAACGGCGGTCAAAATGCCGACCGTGTTTGGGCTGCTGATGACGTTGTTCGTCACGAACTTGGCGTTTTCGAACTTCGAGGCGATCATGGCGTATTTGCTACAACGCCCGGAGAGCGAAGGCGGATTCAACTATGATATCAAAGTCGTCGTGATGATGTTTGCCGTCGTGGGGTTGGTGAATGCCATTGCCCAAGGGTTTGTCCGACAACTCTCCAAACGAGTGTCCGAAGCGAAACTCTCGGCGGCGGGCACAGTCGCGGCGGTGATTGGCTTTATCATCTTGGCAATCGGGACGGCCACACATTCGTTCCCGATGTTGATCATCGGAGCGTTGCTGGAAGCATCGGGGATCGCGTTTGTGCCGGCTCCGATTCAGTCATTGATTTCTCGACGAAGCGATCCCCAGCAGCAGGGTGGAATTCTTGGGTTGAACCAAAGTCTCAGCGCGTTGGCTCGGATCATTGGTCACGGCGTGTGTTACCTGCTGTTTGCGGTGACGGCGGCGTTGCCGTTCTGGACCGGAGCGGCGTTGATGGGCGTGGCGTTGCTGCTTGTGATGGTGCATGCCCGCAGCGGACACGATTTCGGCGAAGCATCTCCACCGATTCAAACCGCCGAAAGCTAG